TTTTGAAGGAATATTACAAAAATTATCGTTTTTTTCTTGAGATTGAAAATGCTGAGGATGAAAATGCTGAAAATTATGAAGAGCGTCAAAGTCGAAAGAAATTTTATTTGAAAAATGGATTTTCGCCATTTCCTTTCAATGTTGACTTATTTGGAATTGAGATGGAAATTTTAGGATACAATTGTTCTTGCGAATTTTCAGAATATCTTGAACTTTACAAAAATCAATTTGGTGGAATTATGAAAAAGAAAATTTCAGAAAATATTTTTTTAGTGGAAAAATAATTAAAAATTGTTGTATTATCGAAATATTTGTATAACAAATATGGTATAATAGTTAAAGTAATTTTATGAAAAGTGATTGACAAATAGTTGTGATCTTGATAAGATTTTTGATTTTAGAAAAGGAGGGAGCTATGAAATTTGAAATTAAATGGAAAAGAGCTTATGAAAAAATTGGAGAAGCGGATGGTTTTAGAATATTGGTCGATAAATTATGGCCTAGAGGGTTAAAAAAGGAAGATGCAAAAATTGATTATTGGGCAAAAATTATTACGCCATCAAAGGAATTGAGACAAAATTATCATAAAGGAATTATCAATTTTGAAAATTTTTCTGAAAAATATAGAAAAGAATTGGAAGAAAATTCGGATTTTGAGGAATTTGAGGGTATAATAGTGGAAGAGTTGAAAAAGGGAAATGTGACAATGGTTTATGCGAGTAGAACTCCAGAATTGAGCCATATTCCTGTATTAAAGGAATTTATTGAGGAAAAGTTGGGAAAATAGTCGAAATTTAAAAAGTATTTTGAGTGATGCATAGAAAAAGTTTGAAAATAAAGAAGTTAAATAAAAAAATGAGTAAATTTTTTAGTAAGATAAATAGGAGAATAAAAAGAAAGGAAAGTGAAATATGAAAAAAGGTAAATTTTATGGTATTGGAGTTGGAGTGGGAGATCCTGAAAATATAACGGTTAAAGCGACGAAAAAATTGCACGAAGTGGATGTAATTGTATTGCCTGAGGCGAAAAGTGGAGAAGGAAGCACGGCTTTTAATATTGTAAAAGAGTATTTGAAACCTGGTGTAGAGCAAATGTTTTTGGAGTTTCCGATGATAAAAGATGTGGAAGCAAGAAAAATTTTTAGAAAAAATAATGCTGATAAAATAAGTGAGGAACTTGAAAAAGGGAAAAATGTGGCATTTTTGACAATTGGAGATCCGATGACTTATAGCACATATACTTATGTTTTGGAGCATATTGCAGATGATGTTGAAGTGGAAACTATTGCTGGAATAACTTCGTTTAATAGCATTGCAGCTAGACTGAATGTGCCTTTGATGATTGGCGATGAAGATTTGAAATTGGTGTCTGTCAATCGAAAAACTGATATTTATAAGGAAATTGAAAATAATGATAATTTAGTTTTGATGAAAATAAGCAGAAATTTTGAGAAAATTAAAAAGGCAATAATTGAAACAGGAAATAAAGAAAATGCTGTAATTGTTTCAGATTGCGGAAAAGAAAATGAAGTTGTTTATTGGGATATTGAGAGTGTGGAGGAAGTTCCTTATTTTTCGACGATGATATTGAAGAAGAAAGGAGTTAAGGAGTGGAAGAGATTTCTAAAAACACTTTAAGGAAAATAAAAATAGCAAAGTTTATAATTCTTCAAATTTTATTTTTTGCATTTTATTTTTGGGTTGGAAAATATGATTGGGATTACGGCTTTGATTTACCATATCGTATAGTTTTTGAAGGAATCTCTTCGGTAGTAGCAGGCGTATTTTTTGGTTTAATATTTTATTTATTAGGAAAAAGTAAAGAATATGAAAATGATAAAATTTTGAAATTGCCAATATTTTTTATAATTTTATCAGTAGTATTATTATTTAGAATAGATATTATTGGAGTTATAAAATTATGTTTTTTCAACGGATTATTCATTTTAGGAATATTTAGAAGTAAAATAAAGATTAGAAGTTATTTATTTAAAGTTTCTAAAATTATATTATGGTTTATTGTAATGTATTTTTTAATTCCTATTCTTTCAATTATTTTTTCAATCTTCTTTGCAATCTTTTTTTTAATAATAGAAAGTATTTTGAGAATTGAGGGAAGTTTTGGTCAATACAGAATTTTAGTTCCATTTTTTCTTATCAATGTATTTTTCGGACTTTTTATAAAAAAATATTTTGATAAAGAAGAAATTGAAGTTGTAAGAATATTGACAATAACAGGCTGTCTAATAATTATGGGAATATTTGTTTTTATGGGCTTTAACTGGTACAAAGAAGATTATCACGCAATAATTTATACTTTTCCGTATAAAGTTTTGATGTATTTAGAAGAAGGTGAGAACAGCGTTGAAAAATTTGGAATTATAAAGACGTTAGAGTCGAGGTATTTTGTTTATGCGATGGTTGTTAATATGGGATTTTATTTGGGAACTTTGAAAATAAATAATAAAGATAAAAGGAGAAATTGTGTTAAAAACCAGATTGATGGAGATATTTAATAAGAAGTAGTTAAAATTGAAAAACTGAAAGAAAGAAGGAATTATTATGAAAAAAATTTTATTTATTTTGTCATTTATAGTGGCAATTCAAGGAATGGCAGAAACGATTGTAAAAGGGACTTATGATACAAAAAAGAAGAGATATGTAGAATTGAGTCAAGATTTTGTTAAAGAAATTAAATTAGATTATGTATTGCCAAGTGATAAAAAAGATTTGGTGACTTACAAAACTGAAAATTTTGATATTGTAGTAAGAAAAAGTGATTTATTGGAATTGTATAATAAGAATAGAGATAAAAAAGAAAATAATATAAAAAATAGTATTTCGGATAAAGATAAAAAATTGGATTATGTTCGTAATTATATTGCTGAATTAGTGGAAAACGATAGAGCGACTATTTATGAAAGAAAAACAAAAAAAGAAATAAAAAATATTGTAAAGATAAAATATAATAACAATACTTATTATGATGCGGGAAGAGGTTCAAATTACGATGGTTATAAATTTTATACAGACAAAAGTTTGTCGCAAGAAATTATGAAATTTGATATTATAACACAATTTGGAGTTGCACTTCATAGCAGTTTGGGAGATAATCCGTATAATAGGGAATTGACAGAAAAGGAAAAAGAATATAGAGAAAAAAATGGAAATCATTTTGAAGAATTAAAGGAATTATATAAGAAAGCGGTTCAAAATCCGAATGTGGAACAAAAAATTAGTTATTAGTAAAAAATATTTGATAAGTTATTTTTGAAATTAATATAAATGGGGGAAAAATGAGTAAAATTGAAAAAGGAATTGGGAGTAATATGGGAAAAAACTTTTAAAAGAATTGTCAAAAAATTGACAAAAGAGTATGAAAAAGGCTTTTCGAGATCTAATTTACAAAATATGAGGCAATTTTATTTGAAGTATCCAATTTGCCAGACAGTGTCTGGAAAATTGAGTTGGTCCCATTATTGTGAGATTCTGAGTATATCCGATGATAAAGAAAGAGCATTTTATGAGAGAATAATAATTTATGCTTTGATGAAAAGCAAATAATAGGAAAAGAGAAAAATGTTAGAAATAAAAAGAAAAGTTTACGATGATAAGGATTGGTATGAAGAATATATTCAAGTTTTAAAGGATGGAAAAGAAATCCATTATGGTGAAAGTTTTGAATTGCCAAAATATGAAAATGGAAATTATATATTTTATTTAAATTATGGAAACATAGAGTATTACAAATTTTTTAAAATTTATTTGAAAAAATGGAAAGATAAAATTTATTTTATTCCGAAATATAATTTTTGTGATGATAAGGTTTATGGATATTCACCGTTGGAATTTTTAGAGAATGATATAAAAGGAATTTTAGAGAATAAGGAAGAAATTAGTAAAATCAAGAAATTGACAATAAAGGATATTTTGTGTGAATGGGCATGTAATAGTCAGTTTAGAGAATTTTGCAATAGTTTTGAAGATTATCAGAAAAAATTGGTTAATGAAATTTATTTTGTGGATAACGAGATAATTAATAACGACATTTCAGGAAAATTTGAAAAGATTTTTGGAATGAAAAACAAAAAAATAGAAAAAATAAATGTTGAAGAAGTTGAAAAATTTGATAAAATATCCGTTTATCTTGAAAATGGGAAAGTTTGGGAAGCGTTTTTTAAGAAAAATGAAAAAATATATTTGAATACAGAAATATCAGTAAGTTTTCAAATAAATGAAATATTATAAAATAAAAAAATATAAAAAAGAAAGAGGTAATTTTATGAAAAAAGTATACTTCATAGGAGCAGGGCCTGGAGATCCTGAATTAATAACAGTAAAAGGACAAAGAATTGTAAAGGAAGCAGATGTCATAATTTATGCGGGTTCGCTTGTGCCAAGAGAAGTTATTGAATGTCATAAAGAAGGAGCGGAAGTTTATAATTCTGCTACAATGAATTTAGATGAAGTGATGGAAGTTACAATAAAAGCTCAGAAAAATGGGAAATTGGTTGCAAGAGTTCATACTGGGGATCCAAGTATTTTTGGAGCAATAAGGGAACAAATGGATATTTTGGATGAATATGGAATCGAGTATGAAGTCGTGCCAGGAGTGAGTTCATTTGTAGCTGCTGCTGCCGCAATAAAAAAAGAGTTCACATTGCCTGATGTGAGTCAAACAATAATTTGTACAAGACTGGAAGGAAGAACACCTGTTCCTGAAACAGAAAGTCTAGAAAGCCTAGCTTCACACAAATGCTCAATGGCAATATTTTTGTCTGTACAAATGATTGATGAAGTTGTGAAAAGACTATTAAAACATTACGAGAAAACAACTCCAATTGCAATTGTCCAAAGAGCTACTTGGGATGATCAAAAAATTATTATGGGAACATTGGAAAACATTGCTCAAAAAGTGAAAGATGAAAAAATTACGAAAACTGCACAAATTTTAGTTGGAAACTTTATGGGGGATGAATATTCTAAATCTAAACTTTATGATAAGACATTTTCGCATGAGTTTAGAAGAGGGATTAAAGAATAAAATTATAAAAATTTTAGAACAAAAAAAAGAAGGAGAATTTTAAATGAAAAAAATATTAGTGATTATGTTATTTGCACTTTCGTTGCAAATTTTTGGACAAGGTTATGAAGTGACGAAAGGGAAAAATGTTACATTGTCTGCAGAACAGATTGAGATGGAAAATAAAAAGATTGAAGAAAAGATAAAGTATTATATAAATAGAGGTTTT
The DNA window shown above is from Leptotrichia wadei and carries:
- the cobI gene encoding precorrin-2 C(20)-methyltransferase; its protein translation is MKKGKFYGIGVGVGDPENITVKATKKLHEVDVIVLPEAKSGEGSTAFNIVKEYLKPGVEQMFLEFPMIKDVEARKIFRKNNADKISEELEKGKNVAFLTIGDPMTYSTYTYVLEHIADDVEVETIAGITSFNSIAARLNVPLMIGDEDLKLVSVNRKTDIYKEIENNDNLVLMKISRNFEKIKKAIIETGNKENAVIVSDCGKENEVVYWDIESVEEVPYFSTMILKKKGVKEWKRFLKTL
- a CDS encoding DUF488 domain-containing protein, which produces MKFEIKWKRAYEKIGEADGFRILVDKLWPRGLKKEDAKIDYWAKIITPSKELRQNYHKGIINFENFSEKYRKELEENSDFEEFEGIIVEELKKGNVTMVYASRTPELSHIPVLKEFIEEKLGK
- the cobM gene encoding precorrin-4 C(11)-methyltransferase, which gives rise to MKKVYFIGAGPGDPELITVKGQRIVKEADVIIYAGSLVPREVIECHKEGAEVYNSATMNLDEVMEVTIKAQKNGKLVARVHTGDPSIFGAIREQMDILDEYGIEYEVVPGVSSFVAAAAAIKKEFTLPDVSQTIICTRLEGRTPVPETESLESLASHKCSMAIFLSVQMIDEVVKRLLKHYEKTTPIAIVQRATWDDQKIIMGTLENIAQKVKDEKITKTAQILVGNFMGDEYSKSKLYDKTFSHEFRRGIKE